ttgaaaacaattttactatattttatattttgttatagaaGTAGCATATACTTAAGCACTTATATAATAAAGCTTATGATTTACCTgcttaattaagctgtttatccaaatagcGAACCTTTATAACCATGTTACTTTGTGAGGCTCGTGTAATTTCAGATTTTTATTCAGATTCTTATACGGAAAGTGCATTCCAGGTACACATTTCTTTGGCAGGAGACAAACACATGAGAATTACCTGGATTACTGATGACAAATCCGCACCTTCAGTTGTCGAATATGGAACATTGCCAGGGAAATATAACTCTGTAGCCGAAGGAGAGACAACCTCTTACAGTTACATTTTCTATAGCTCAGGAAAGATACATCATACTGTAATCGGCCCTTTAGAGCCTAATTCTGTTTACTTTTACCGATGTGGCGGACAAGGTCCTGAGTTCCAGCTCAAAACACCTCCAGCTCAATTTCCAATTACATTTGCTGTGGCTGGAGATCTTGGCCAAACCGGTTGGACTAAATCAACATTAGATCACATCGACCAATGCAAATATGACGTTAACCTGATTCCTGGTGACCTTTCATATGCCGATTATATTCAGCATCGTTGGGATTCGTTTGGTAGGCTTGTGCAGCCTCTTGCTAGTGCTAAGCCATTTATGGTAACACAAGGGAACCATGAAGTGGAGCACATACCTTTGTTAAAAGATGGATTTTTATCCTATAATTCTAGATGGAAAATGCCGTTTGAGGAAAGTGGATCGAGTTCGAATCTCTATTATTCTTTTGAAGTTGCTGGTGCTCATATTGTCATGCTTGGTTCCTATGATGATTATGATGTGTACTCAGAACAATATAAATGGCTGAAGGTTAGGTGGTTCCAATTTCTTAACACTTCCATGTCACGAATTTTAAACTATGCTTAGTCTTCAAGtgttttttcaataaaatctCATGGATATATCTTGCATCGTAAATTCTAATTTACATGATATGCACATAGTTGGTTATAAATAACTGTGATTATACCTTATAGCAAGAAGTGAAAAAAGCATTTAAGTTGATTATTGTGTTTATTATATGCCTCCatttgttaagaagtcccacattggatgtGAGTTGGCCTGGACAggagtttataagtaagaggcaatcctcaccttacaaaccaGTTTTGTAGGGTTAAGATAGGctcaactcccaattctaagatggtatcaaagcCTTTCCAAAATCCGTTGGGTCACCtgctatcaggtttccgctatctggccacccaccatttatatccacgcaccaagccttTCCAAAAACTCTGAAGCTTTTGTAGGTGTTCTGATAATATTCTTTTGATTACtgttataataattttaatctcTTTACATCTTTGTGATCTACAGACAGATCTGTCAAAGGTGGACAGGAAAAGGACACCTTGGTTGCTTGTCATATTTCATGTCCCATGGTATAATAGTAACACAGCTCATCAAGGTGAAGGTGGCGACATGATGGAAGCCATGGAGCCATTGCTTAATGCTGCTAGCGTTGATTTAGTTTTTGCTGGTCATGTGCATGCATACGAACGCTCGGTATGCTTATATGGTTTATTAGTTTCATCACTTTGTTAATTTTACTTACTGATCATAATTGAATCTTAACTCATTCTTGTGTTTTTGACAGAAACGTGTATATAATGGAAAATTGGATCCTTGTGGTGCTGTTCATATAACAATCGGTGATGGAGGAAACAAAGAAGGCTTAGCTCAAAAGTAAGTTTGATTCTACTCGCAATTTTCCAAATTCAACCTTTAAGTTTTCTCTAATACTACCTTTGTTCCTTTATAAGCGCTGTTTAAGATTCTCCGATATCATTCTTACCATTTGTATGGTTGAATTATTGATTTTTGGCAGGTATATAGATCCACAACCGATATGGTCAGAATTTCGTGAAGCGAGTTTCGGTCATGGTGAGCTAAAGATTGTAAACTCGACGCATGCATTCTGGAGTTGGCACCGGAATGACGATGATGAGCCAGTAAAATCTGATGATATTTGGATAACCTCTTTAGTCAGCACAGGATGTGTTGATCAGAAGAAAACTGAACTTGAGCATGCACTTATGACACCCTAAAACACCTTAATCTTCCTTATTTCCTAAAAAATGAATTAGCAATGAGTTTGGTTCTGAACTCAAATCATGAAAGAATTcctaatattaatatatatagcattaatatCATCTTGAGTTGGTTGGTTTTGTGTCCTTAGAGTGATTAAAATTGAGGTATTTTAGCACTTTGATATATggtttttctcttatattttttactttgaaGTAATTAAAGTTGGCTGTATCTTACACTCTTAGTAACAGTATATGATATTGCATATATAATTGTCTTAATTTCAAAGATTGGTTTCTGATCATAGAAAAGTCAAAAGAGTGGTGGCTTGTGTAATCAATGACTTacttattttgtatttatagaCTGGAATCCTTATTTGAATGTAAGCCATGCAATGATTAATGACATGATAGTTCTATTGATGAGTATAATTATAGAAATGACTTGATTTTTTTGAACGGTAAAACTGACTCTATTcaatagttgtttttttttttttgaccaactCTATTCAATAGTTAGAACTTAGAACATTGgtatttttcacatttttcaaACTTAAAGTAGAACATTGGTTAATTTTTCACATATGTTTTTGTGAATCTTTGATAGGATGTGTATTTTCAAGTGATAGTGAGTGTAATCAAAGACTTTGCACTTGTTCATCGTTCTTAATTGTGACTTGGatcatcttcaattttttcGCATTTTGTTAATCTAATGGTTGATAAATCACAAAGAGCATAAAAGCATTTATGAAGAGAAAGAGCGAGAGaagttttttttgaatgaatggATAAGACTAGTATAACATGACCaacatgagaaaaaaaatttggagagGGTCCAAATTCATGACTTCAGACACTCTTTGTATAGTATAAATGTGACTGATTAAAGAAAATAGAATTATTATCGAGAGCTATTAGCTAAACGGCTAACTTTTCTGTTCTTATCCGATGTATAAATAGAGACTTAATGAATAATTTTGGAGTCCTAATGCAATACCTTATATTTAGGATGACCTAGTATTTATgtaaacatttaaaatattaaaattatttttgtatttatgtgAGATGTTAAAGTTTTAAATCATAGAagcatttttaaaatttaaatagattgcaaaataataaaataataaatagacTGCTATAAGCCTTTTTTTCTGCCAAAAGAGAGCCCGTTAGGCCAAATTACAAACGAGCACGACGATTAAATAAAACATTGCCAACATCGTGCCGAAAAAGGTTCTCACACCTTAGAGGTGGATGATTAAGAAGAAGGGAACCTGTGAGTATCGAGAGAGCATAACCTGCAAGCCAGTCAGCAACTTGATTTGTCTGCCAATAAATATGTGAAACTTGAACTTGTCAAATCTTAAGGCGATTGATTGATGAGGGTGACGATGGTAGATGAGGGACATCCCTTATTTTTCAAAGAAACAGCCACCATCAAGTATGACTCCAGAGAAACGGATCGATATCCTTTATCCCACACCAATTGAAAAGTAGTAAGAATACTCCACAATTAAGCCATGACTCCATGAGCACCGTACATGACTCTAAATTTCGGACGCTTGAAACATcggtattttttttgttgataatgtaGGAATATACCTATTTTCATTACTACTACGtacattatttttctttgattattattatcaatttatttaatttaatacgGCATCTTCAACTTGTAATTCGTGGAAGAAATACATCCTTACATATTAATCTCTATATCTCCACATTTGTTGGCATTCAATTTATCTATGTCACGAAAAGATTGGTAAGTGGACACAAAATGTTTACACTTTCGTTGCTTATATGACTCGTAATCCTTAAGCCATACCTATCCTCCaatcaaaataaaacataatttaggGACCACAAAAAAGGTATAGCAATTTTTTGGTCCAACTAAAccatcaagttttttttattctctatGACTAATTTTTTCATAAGAGAAGTATAAGGAAATTGTTAATCAAATATGTGACACATATTATATGTTAACGTTATTTGAGAATTACATAACACCACGCATCCTCATTGCCTACCACAGCTTATCATGCCTTTTCCCACTTCCACAAATACATAATTTCTTCA
This portion of the Trifolium pratense cultivar HEN17-A07 linkage group LG3, ARS_RC_1.1, whole genome shotgun sequence genome encodes:
- the LOC123917159 gene encoding purple acid phosphatase 18 codes for the protein MKLKLILTVLFILSVTSTADDYIRPKPRKTLHLPWDSKPSSYPQQVHISLAGDKHMRITWITDDKSAPSVVEYGTLPGKYNSVAEGETTSYSYIFYSSGKIHHTVIGPLEPNSVYFYRCGGQGPEFQLKTPPAQFPITFAVAGDLGQTGWTKSTLDHIDQCKYDVNLIPGDLSYADYIQHRWDSFGRLVQPLASAKPFMVTQGNHEVEHIPLLKDGFLSYNSRWKMPFEESGSSSNLYYSFEVAGAHIVMLGSYDDYDVYSEQYKWLKTDLSKVDRKRTPWLLVIFHVPWYNSNTAHQGEGGDMMEAMEPLLNAASVDLVFAGHVHAYERSKRVYNGKLDPCGAVHITIGDGGNKEGLAQKYIDPQPIWSEFREASFGHGELKIVNSTHAFWSWHRNDDDEPVKSDDIWITSLVSTGCVDQKKTELEHALMTP